A region of the Corynebacterium endometrii genome:
CGCGATAGCCGGCGTGGCGTTCCTCGGCGCGGCCGCCTCCGCCGCGATTACCAGGGCGCTCGTGGGCCTGTGCGGCCCAACGGCAGGCATGATCCTCGCCGCGGTGCTGGGGTTGGCGCAGTTGGCGGTATGCGCATTCCTGCTCAAGGACGTGGCCGCCAGTGACGGCCAGCTCCCGGGCGCGCTGAGTTTCATCGCCAACCTGATGCCGGTGCAGTGGGCATCGACCGGCATGACCGTGCTTGGCAATGGCGGCCAACCGTCACAGCTGTGGACCGCGCTGGTGGTCCTAGGCGCCGTGGCCGTCATTGGGCTCGCGAGCCGCTTTATTGCTCCATCGCGCGCGGATGAGCAAAGAATTCCTGAGGAATTGGAAGCTGCCTAGGCTCCTGGGCGCGGAAGGCCTGCAGCCGGGGCTTCCAATTCTTTGGGTCCGTATCGAGCTGTTCAATATCGCCGGTCTCGCGGTTGACGAAGGTTGGCCCCAGGGAGGAATCCGGTTCCGAAGGGCTAAACAGCCAGTGCGTCTCGGTTTCTGCGGCCCCGGCCAGCGGGCCACGCGCTGCATGTACCTTGGCTGCGGCTTCGTGGAAAGTAATCATGGCTCCCAATGTAGCGCCTAGGGGATAGTACCCCTGCATCGCCAACCTGTATTGCTTGAGGAAATCTGTGAAACCGTGGTGAGCATCGCTATGGCGCCTTGGGAATATGCAGCTTCATAAAAGCCAGCTGTGAAAATGGAATTCGGTATTAACTTGGCTAGGTTTCTTGGAACGCCTTTGCTAAAATCGATTCTGCTCACAAAGCCCGCTTAGGGGGCGGGCATGCGGTTTCTCCAATCCGTTGTGAGTGATAGGGAATAGGGGACGGAGCGGTATCTTCGGATACCGCTCCGTTTCGTTTTGCCTCCTACATACTCAGGGCCCGGACCAGGGGCGGGAGGTTGCGGGGCATACAAAAGCGCCCGCCGGGCGGCTCAATTGCGTGAGGCGTGCGGCGGGCGCGTTGGCGTTGAAAGCGCCGATTAGTACATCTTCTGGGTGCCGCCGTCAGCCATGAGGGTCTGTCCGGTCATGTACTGGGAATCGTCGGAGAGTAGGAATGCAACGATTGGCGCTACGTCCGTCTTTGGATCGCCAAAGCGGCCGAGTGGAACGTTGCGCAGGGTTGCCTGGTACATATCTGGGAAGGCCTCGCTCCAGGCCTTAACGCCCTCGGTCAGCGCTAGCGGGCTGACCACGTTGACGCGGATCCCGTCCTTGGCCCACTCGTTGGCTGCAACGCGGGTCAGGCCGCGGATGGCCTCCTTCGCAGAAGCGTAGGCCGCCTGGGTCTGCTGGCCAGAGATGCCGGCGCCCGAGGCGAAGTTAACTACGGAACCGCGGCTCTCCTTCAGGTGAGGGTAAGCCTCGAGCATGAAGTTGCGGGTGGCGACGAAGCCGGTGTTGAAGGACAGGTCCCAGTCTGCCTCGGTGAGATCCACGAATGGGGCCTGCTTCGATGCGTGTGCATTGTTGACAACACCGTCGAGGCGGCCGAAGGTGTCAATAGCGGCCTTAACAGCTTCCTGCGCGGTCTCGCGCTTGGATACGTCACCGTAGAGGGAGACTACCTTGTCGCCGAGTTCCTCACCCAGGGCCTTGACGGCATCCTCGCTGAAGTCTACTGAGACTACGTTGGCGCCGCGCTCAACCAGCAAACGTGAGATGCCCTGGCCAATTCCGCCAGCGCCGCCGGTGACAATAAAAGTCTTTCCCTGAACCGTCATGGTTCCTCCTTAATCGTGGTTATGACATGTTCAGGATAGCATTGAAGGCCCCTATACCGGGCCTCAGAGGGGCGGGATGCAGGGCTCGCGCGGGCGGCTCTGCCGGTAAGGTAATTTGCTTTAGCAACTATGACAATCGGCATGCCCGTAGCCTTGCGTTCCCGCATACGGGGGCGCCGGGCGATTCGGGTCATCGATTCTTCTTGGCGATAGCTGCGCTGAGCACCGTGGCAAACGAGGTCCATGCCGCGTACGGGGAAAGCAGCACGCCGCGCTCCGGTGCTGACTTCCACGCGCGGCGGACCATATCCACAGAGCTCAGGGCAAGGGCACCCGCCCATGCGGCCGCCAGCTTCTTCCTACGGGAACGGAAGAACACGCCCGTCCATCCTGCGTTGAGAACCAGGTTGGCGCCCAACGCGGCGGCATTCGCGCGTGCCGATTTAGCATCCCCGTCTTCCAGGTTATCGCTGATGACCAGTGAGTTAACCACTGCGATATCCGTATAGAGGGCGGTCCAAACAACCGGGAAGAGCGCCGCCGGTGGCTGCCAGGACGGCAGCTTGAGGCGGCGGTAATTCTTGTTGTCCGGATCGGTCAGGACCGCACCCGTTGCCGAGCACGCGGCCACGGCGGCGCCCACCGTGCCCAGCGTGCGCAGCCAACGCTTGGTATCCGTGTCCTTTGTGGCCTTGATGACCGCTTCCCTAAAGGTTTCGTTACCGCCTTCCGGGGTGCCGATAAAGCCCTCAAGGTCGCGCTCCTTGACCACCGTGTCATGCATCAGGCTGCCGATGAGCGGCTCGGCGATCTGCGCGTCGACTGGCGTTACCAGGGAGATCCAGTGCGCGGCCATCCTGGGCGTGGCCACCGGAGCGGAAAAGAGGAAACGTGGGCCCAGCTTGAGCGCCTTGGCGTACTCCTTCATCATCTTGGCGTATTTCAAGGTATCGGGGCCGCCGATGTCGAAGGTGCGGTTGACCTCGGACGGCAAATCCGCGGCGCCGGCGAGGTAGAAGACCACGTCGCGCACGGAGATCGGCGTGATGCGATTGAGGATCCATTCGGGGCCAATCGCGCCCGGCAGGCGCTCCGAAAGGTGGCGCAGCATCTTGAAGGAAATCGATTCATCGCCCAGGACCACGCCGGCCTGCAACGCGGCGGTGGGAACGCCGGAATCGATGAATACCTGCCCCACCTCCACCCGTGACGCCAGATGCTCGGAAAGCTCTTCACCTTGTGGATGCAGGCCGCCCAGGTACACGATGCGCTGGACGTCTTGAGCCTTCGCCGCCTCTGCGAAGTCCTGGGCCATTGTTATCTCGGTGTCCTTGAAATCATCATCATCGGACATGGAATGAACCAGGTACCAGGCCACGTCCACGCCGGCTAGGGCCCCGTTGAGATCATCGCTACTGGTGGCATCCCCCTCGAAGACCTCAACCTGACCTGCCTTTGCGGACTGGCCCCGCGGGACAATCGCCTCGGCCCAGTCCATGGTCTCTGCCTTGTCCCGGCTCCGCGATAGCGTGCGTACCGCCCAGCCGCGGTCTAATAGTTCCTGAACCACGTTGCGGCCTACGTATCCCGTGGCGCCGGTGACCAGTGCCAGGCGGGTATTCGATGTGGACGTGTTCTGATCCATGGTGGATACATCCTCTCTTCGGAGCGTGCGTGAAAAATGCACGTAGGCGCTGTTTGCCCCAGCCTACCGAAAGGTCGAGCCAAGGCTGGGGGCCGTTTTATGCCACACTGGGGAGCATGTCTTCTTTCGCCCACGCCACGCACCCGCCACGGATTCTTTGGCGCGTGATCATCCCCGCGGCGCTGGGCGGGCTGGGATTGTTCGTCTCGGCCATCTCCGCGACCGCCTCCGTGGGCTTCTACCTGGGCACATTCTTTACCGCCGCGGTGTGGTTCGCCACCTGGTGGCTATGCGGCAATCGCGCGGCGATGAAGGGGGACTTCCGGCGTGAGGTTCCGCGCGGCTTAATCATCGGGCTGGGGCTTATCGCCCTATTCATCGTCGGCGCGCTGATCGTGCGGTTCATCCCGCTGCTTGCCGCCCCCGTGGATGAACTGCTGGGCAATATGCGCACCGATACCGTGGCCATTACGCTATTAACGCTGGTGGTCAACGGCATTGGCGAGGAGCTTTTCTTCCGCGATGTGGCCCGCCGCCAATTCGGGAAAGTAATGTCCCCAAAGGCGGTGCTGATTGCGACCGTGCTGCTGTATATCGCGGTCACGGCCGCGATGGGCATCCCGCTCCTGCTGGTGGCCTCCGTCCTGATCGGCGGCCTGGCGGGCATGGAAGCCGCCCGCTCCGGCAACGTCATCTCCGCCATCACGCTGCACCTGACGTGGAGTGTGGGCATGGCGTTCCTGCTGCCCTTGATTATCAACTAGGCGGCTATCGCCTCACCATTAGCCCTACAAGGTCAAAGGCTAAAAGCCCTGGCGGTGTGCCAGGGCTTTTAGCCTTTTATGGTCGGGATAACAGGATTTGAACCTGCGACCCCTTCGTCCCGAACGAAGTGCGCTACCAAGCTGCGCCATATCCCGTGCAGATTTTTACGTTACTCCGATTGGGACTCTTAACCAAAAGGGCAGGTTAAGCGGGCTTTTCTGTTATCTTGATTAGCGCCGCGGAGGGGCGGCAGAAGATCCGCACGGGGGCATACTTGGAGGTGCCCAGTCCGTTGGTGACGTGCATCTTCATGGCACCGAAGTCATGCATGCCGGAGGCCCGCTTGCGATCGATCCCGGAATTGGTGACCAAAGCGCGCTCACCCGGCAGGCAGATCTGGCCGCCGTGGGTGTGTCCGGACAAGGAAAGCTGGTAGCCGTCAGCCTCAAAGCGCTTGAGGACGCGCGGCTCGGGGGAATGCAGCAGCGCCAGGGCCAGATCCGCGTCCGGGTTCGGGGCACCGGCGATTTCCGAATAGTCATCCAGATCGTGGTGCGGATCATCCACGCCGGAGGCCGCGAGCTTGACGTTTCCAACCTTAAACTCCAGGCGGGCCTGGTTGGCGTCCTGCCAGCCACGCTCGATGAACGCAGCACGCATGCCCTTCCACGGCAGATCGATGTAGCTGGGGTCGCGTTTTGCGCCCCATAGGTATTTGAATGGGTTGACCGGACGGGGCGCCCAGTAATCATTGGTGCCAAAAACAAACAGGCCGGGGCGGTTAAGGAGCGGCTCTAAGGCGCGGAGAACGTCCGGAACGCCGGCTGGGTCGGAGAGGTTGTCCCCGGTATTAACCACCAGATCCGGGTTGAGGGAATCCAGGGCGCTAACCCATGCAATCTTGTCCTCCTGGCCCGGAATCATGTGCAGATCCGAAAGGTGGAGGAGGCGGAACTCCTCCTTGCCGCGCAGGCTTCCGGGAGGCAGCAGGGGCAGGGTGTATTCCTTGAGGCGGAACTTGTTTAGCTCCGTGTGTCCCCACACCAGGGTTCCGAGGCCGGCCAGGGCGGTTGCGGCGAGGGCAGATAGCGCTGTGGTGGTTGTCTTTTTCACGTATTAGAGCCTACCCGGTCCGGGGCAGGTATTTTTGATTGCATGAGTGCTTTGAAAGATACGATTCGCAACGACATGAAGACCGCCATGAAGAATAAGGAAAAGGAGCGCCTCGGCGCCATCCGCTCCCTACTGGCGGCAATCCAGGCGGAAGAGACCTCCGGTTCCCGCCACGAGCTGACCGATGATGACGTGCTGAAGGTCATCGCCCGTGAGATCAAGAAGCGCCGCGAGTCCGCCGAGGTTTACACCGAGGCCGGACGCGAGGAGCTGGCCGAGCATGAGCTTAGCGAGGCGGGCTTCCTCGAGGCCTACCAGCCGGAGCAGCTGGACGATGAGGGCGTAAAGGCCCTTGTCGATGAGGCCGTTGCCGAGGTGGAGGCGGAAACGGGAGAAGCCGCCTCCATGAAGCAGATGGGTAGCGTCATGAAGGCGGCTAATGCCAAGGCGGCCGGCCGCGTAGACGGCAAGCGCCTGTCCGAGGCCGTCAAGGCGCGCCTGGCCTAAGAAGGTCGAAGTGGCCTCAGAAGCCTCGGCGCCGCCGAAGCTAAGGCCTAGAGGCCAAACATATTGCGCAGGTCGTTGGTGATACGGTCAACGTCGTTCTGGGAAATCAGTGGTCGGGGAGCCTGCGGCGCCGGGGCCGGCTGCTGATTAGTCCGGCCGGGGCCGCCGGGCGAACCGGGCTGCGGGGCGCCCGGCTGAGCTGGGGCCGAACCGGCGGATGAATCGTTGGAGGGGGCACCGGTGCCGTCGGATACCTGCAGGACCACCTCAGCCCCTTTCTTGAGCCCGCCGTTGGGCTCCAATGCGCGCACCACGCGCCCGTAGGCCACGCCGTCACCATTGACGCGGGTGACCTTCACGGTATAGCCGCGGTCCTCCAGGGTGCTGACCGCCTCAGCCTCGCCACGGTTGCGCTGCTGGTCCAGGATCTCCTCACCGGAGACGCCCTTATCGTAGGCGCGGTCATATCCCGCGATAGCGCCGTCCGCGGCGACCTGGCCCGCGATGCTGAAGAATGCGCGCGCGGGTTCCTCACCGCCGTAGAGGTTGCCTTCGCCGCACTGGCGCGCTGGGTTGGCGCACAGTGGGGTGGTGGAGGTGCCGTCATTGTAGATGTATGGCGCCGCGGCGATCTTCGAGTTAAAGCCCAAAAAGGCCGCGGATTGGTTGGATTCCGTGGTGCCGGTCTTTGCTGCCACGCGGCCGCCAAAGCCCATGGCCCGCGCGGCATTCGCGGCGGTGCCGTCCACCGAATCCGATGACAGGGCGTTGGCCAGGGCGTTGGAAACGTCGAAGTCAAGCGCCTGCTCGCACGGGGTCTCTTCAATGTAGACCTCATTGCCTTCCTTGTCCGTCACGCTCGCGATTGGGTCAGGCTCACACCAATTACCGCCGGAGGCGATGGTTGCGCCCACATTAGCCAACTCCAGGGGGTTGACCGCGGTAGGCCCCAGCGTGAATGAACCCATGGGGGCGTCCTTGGCGAACTGGGCAATGGAATTCTCCCCGTCATACGTGCCAGGATCATCGTAGGAGCGCAGGCCTAGTTTCACGGCCATGTCCACTACGTGGTCGATGCCCACCTGCTCCTCGAGCTTGATGAATGAGGTGTTGGGGGACTGCGCCAGGGTGTCCTGCAGGGTCATGGTGCCGCGGTAGGTGCCGGTATTTTCCACGCAGTAGCGGTCAGGCGGGCAGTTCTCGGCGCCGCCGCGGCCCAGCCCCTCCGCCTCATAACGCGAGGGGACCTCGAGGTTGGACTGCACGCCATAGCCGGCGTCCAGGGCCGCGGCGGCGGTAAAGACCTTGAAGACGGAACCGGCGCCGTTGCCAACCATTGAGTACGGCTGCGGCAGGATGGTCTGGCCGGATTCTAGATCCAGGCCGTAGGTGCGGGAGGAGACCATCGCCGTTACCTCGCGGCTGTTGGGGCTTGGCTCGAGGACGTTTATCACTCCGGCCACGCCGGGCTGGTTGGGGTTGACCTGCGAGTCGATGGCGGCCTTGGCCGCATCCTGCACGGCGGGGCGCAGGGTGGTGTTCACGGTGTAACCGCCGCGGGACAGCTCCTGCTCATCCAGGCCCTTGTCCGCGAGGTACTGCAACACGTAATCGCAAAAGAAGCCGCGGTCATTGGCTCCGATGCAGCCATTGGGTAGCAAGGCGGGGGACTCCAGCACGCCCAGGCCCTGGGCCGCGGCCGCGTCCGCCTCTTCCTGGGTGACGTAGCCGTTGCGCGCCATGGTCTGGAGGACCAGGTCGCGGCGGTCGGTGACCTCGGCGGTATTCGTGTAGGGGTTGAGGTATTCGGAGGACTGGACCATGCCGGCGAGCATGGCGGATTGGCCTAGAGAGAGCTCCGCGGCGGAAATGCCAAAGTAGGTCCGAGCCGCGGCCTCAATGCCGTAGGCGTGGTTACCAAAGGGCACAAGGTTGAGATAGTTGGTCAGGATCTCATCCTTGCTGAGCTTCTTGTCGATATCGGCGGCCATGCGGATCTCGCGCAGCTTGCGCCCGATGGACTGCTCCGTCGCCGCCTGCTGCTCCTCCGGCGTGGTGGCCCTGACCAGCAGGAGGAAGTTCTTCACGTACTGCTGGTTGAGCGTGGACGCGCCCTGCTGGACGCCGCCGGCTAAGACATTGGTGGCTAGAGCGCGGAAATTGCCCTGGAAGTCCACGCCCTCATGCTCGTAGAAGCGCTGGTCCTCGATGGAGACAATCGCGTCTTTCATATCCTGTGAGATTTGATCACCCCGAACGGGGTGGCGGCGCTGCTGGAAGAGGTACGCCATATTGTTTCCGTCCGCGTCCTTGATGACGGTCACGCCGGGGGCTTCGCCGGCGGATAGATCATCCACGTCGGATTCCATACTGGCGTTAGTGCGGGCGATGGCTACACCCGAAATGCCCGCTACGGGGGCAAGAGCCACGGCGATGAGGAGGCCCACCAGCGTGGTAGCCAGAACTATCTTTGCCAGCGATTTCGATATATTCACCTTCAATACCCTACGTGGTTTGAGCAAGTTGTGTAAGATACAGCTCCCCCCACTTGTGTGACGTGTTAGACAAGAGTTAAAAGCTGTGAATACACTGACGGTGTTCGCATTTTATGCTTGATAGTTCCCCTTAACCTATAAAGGAGCTCGCACGTAATGACTCTCAGCCTGAAGGGTTCTGGCCGGTCCGCAGTACGCGAGGGGTGGTCCGGTTCTACGTGGGAGCGCGGCGAATGGGTAACTCAGGCCAAGTGCCGCAGCGGGGATCCGGACGCCCTGTTCGTCCGCGGCGCGGAGCAGCGCAAGGCCGCGGTCATCTGCCGCCACTGCCCGGTACTTAACGAGTGCCGCGCTGATGCCCTTGATAATCGCGTGGAGTTCGGTGTGTGGGGCGGCCTTACCGAGCGTCAGCGCCGCGCGCTGCTGCGCAAGAACCCACACGTCTCCAGCTGGGCCGAGTACTTGGCTGAGGGTGGAGAGCTCAACTTTTAAAACCTAATGGATAAGCCCCGGCTTGGGGTGAAAGCACCCGTTTAGTGGCCTTCATGGCCCGGCGGGTGCTTTTTTCGACCCATAGGGCTGTTTAGTAGGCTTCACCGCGCTAGAATGAGCAGCATGACTAAATGGGAATACGCTACTGCGCCTGTCCTAACGCATGCTACTAAGCAGATCCTTGACTCTTGGGGTGAGGATGGCTGGGAGCTGGTGACTATCACTCCGGGCCCTAACCCTGAAAATGTGGTTGCTTACTTCAAGCGGGAGGTCGAGTAGATGAGCTACCTGGCGAAGCTTGAACAGCTGGGCTACGGGTTGCCCGGCGTTGCTAAGCCACTGGCGTCCTACGTCCCCGCCGTTCGCGTGGGCAACCAGGTCTGGACCTCCGGCCAGCTGCCAATCGTTGAGGGGCAGCTGAAGGCAACGGGCAAGGTGGGCGCGGAGGTATCTGCCGCCGACGCGGCCGAGTACGCTCGCATCGCCGTACTCAACGCCCTCGCCGCCATTGACGCTGAGGTGGGGCTGGATAACGTATCCCGCGTGCTTAAAGTTGTGGGCTTCGTGGCGTCCGCCCCCGATTTCGTGGAGCAGCCGGCCGTGATTAATGGCGCGTCTGATTTTATTGGTGAGGTCTTTGGTGACGCGGGCATTCACGCGCGCTCCGCGGTGGGCGTTGCCGTCCTGCCGAAGGACTCTCCGGTGGAAATCGAAGTAATCGTAGAAGTCAAAGAATAAAAGCAGACTGGATAGGCTAAATAATGTTGAAGCATCCTGCATATAGCATGCTGCGCCCCGTGTCTAACTCCGCGGGCGTGGTTCTGTGCGATAACCCAAGCTATTCCGCGCTTGAGGGAACCAATACCTGGATCATCCGTTCCGGTGAGGACAAGAAGGCGATTGTTGTGGATCCGGGTCCTGAGGATGAGGGGCACCTCAACATTGTCAATGCGCAGAGCGGGGAGGTTGCGCTGATTCTTCTGACCCACCGCCACAGCGACCATGCTGACGGTGCGCAGCGCCTGCGCCAGCTCACCGGTGCGCCCATCCGCGCCTTCGACAAGGCTTATTGCAACGGTGCTGAGCCGCTCGAGGAGGGGGAGGTTATCTCCATTGACGGTGTGACCCCCGAGATTGAGGTGGTCCACACCCCGGGGCACACCCGTGACTCAGTGTCCTTCTTCGTCTGGTCCGGCGAGCCGGGCAAATCCGAGCTCGAGGGCATTATGACCGGTGACACCATTGCCGGCCGCCACACCACTATGCTCTCCGAGTCTGACGGTGACCTTGGCGAGTACCTCGAAACCCTGGAGATGCTGGAAAAGCGCGGTGCCGGCGTGCGCCTGCTGCCTGGACATGGTCCAGACTTAGAGGATCTGTCCCAGTTTGCCCGCAAGTACATCGACCGCCGTCACCACCGCATCAACCAGATCAAGGAAGTGCGTTCCCGCCTGGGGGATGACGTGGATCTGAAGACGCTTATCGATGAGATGTATGACGATGTGGACCCCGTGCTGCGCCACGCCGCAGAGCAGTCCACCCGCGCGGCCTTGAAGTACCTGGACACGCACTAGACGCAGCGGGGCGGCGCGCCCTTTAGCGCTGTAGGAGTTCAAAACTAAAAGGAGGACCGGTTAACCGGTCCTCCTTATTTTTATGCTTTGGTTGAGCCTTGGCTTGGCCCCGCGGCGTGCCTAGCGGGCGCGGCGGGCCAGGTGCTCGGTGTCCACGATGAGGACGGATTTGCCTTCAAGGCGGATCCACCCGCGGTGGGCGAACGTGGCCAGGGCCTTGTTTACGGTCTCGCGGGATGCGCCGACCAGCTGGGCGATTTCTTCCTGGGTCAGATCGTGGTTGACGCGTAGGGCACCGCCCTCTTGGACGCCGAAGCGGTTGGCCAGCTGCAGCAGGGTCTTGGCGACGCGGCCGGGCACGTCCGTGAAGATAAGATCCGCTAGGTTAGCGTTGGTGCGGCGCAGGCGGCGGGCCAACACGCGCAGGAGCTGCTGGGCGATGGCTGGGTGCTCCTCAACCCAGTTCTTGAGCATCTCGGAGTTCATGGTCGCCGCCTGAACCTCGGTCACGCAGACCGCGGAGGACGTGCGGGGGCCTGGATCGAAGATGGAGAGCTCACCGAACATATCAGACGGGCCCATCACGGTCAGCAGGTTCTCACGGCCGTCCGGCGCGTGGCGGGCGAGCTTAATCTTGCCGGAGGTGATGATGTACAGACGGTCTCCCGGCTCGCCTTCCTCGAAGATGGTGGTGCCGCGCGGGAAGCGTACGGTCTCCATCTGCTCAGTAAGGTTGTTGACGGCTACAGGATCAACGCCCTGAAAGATGCCAGCGCGCGAAAGGATATCTTGTACGCTTTCCACGAGTTACTCCTTGCCTCTAGTGCACGGGGGATGCACAGATGCGTGTCTTGTCAATAGTGTGACCGCCGTTGTAGGTGTACGTGATACATCCCTCGCGACGGTATGTAACGGATCTCATCCTACAGTGGAGTCAGTCACTATTTCTACTCCTTCGAAACGTGATCACACAACTTTAGGCTGAGAAAGCTGAGGGTATGTTAAGCGTTTGTTGCTACGGGGCCAGTAGATCCGTCTCCAGCTTCTCCATGAGGAATGCAAACAGGGCTAGGCCAAGCGGCATCAGAATCACCAAAGAAATCATGACGGACATTCTACCGGCTACGCTGGATCACCATGACCACCGCCTCGACCCCAGTGACAGTTAGTACTACAAGTAAGGCCCGCGCAGGCTCGCCCACGGGGCGGCAGAAGCCAGGACGGCAAAAGTTAGGACCCCGGGATAAGGCCGGAAGGGTTCACGAGCTGCTCACGGAGATCTACCCGGAGGCGGTCTGCGAG
Encoded here:
- a CDS encoding RidA family protein — protein: MSYLAKLEQLGYGLPGVAKPLASYVPAVRVGNQVWTSGQLPIVEGQLKATGKVGAEVSAADAAEYARIAVLNALAAIDAEVGLDNVSRVLKVVGFVASAPDFVEQPAVINGASDFIGEVFGDAGIHARSAVGVAVLPKDSPVEIEVIVEVKE
- a CDS encoding peptidase M23, whose product is MITFHEAAAKVHAARGPLAGAAETETHWLFSPSEPDSSLGPTFVNRETGDIEQLDTDPKNWKPRLQAFRAQEPRQLPIPQEFFAHPRAMEQ
- a CDS encoding SDR family NAD(P)-dependent oxidoreductase, whose amino-acid sequence is MTVQGKTFIVTGGAGGIGQGISRLLVERGANVVSVDFSEDAVKALGEELGDKVVSLYGDVSKRETAQEAVKAAIDTFGRLDGVVNNAHASKQAPFVDLTEADWDLSFNTGFVATRNFMLEAYPHLKESRGSVVNFASGAGISGQQTQAAYASAKEAIRGLTRVAANEWAKDGIRVNVVSPLALTEGVKAWSEAFPDMYQATLRNVPLGRFGDPKTDVAPIVAFLLSDDSQYMTGQTLMADGGTQKMY
- the glxR gene encoding CRP-like cAMP-activated global transcriptional regulator GlxR, encoding MESVQDILSRAGIFQGVDPVAVNNLTEQMETVRFPRGTTIFEEGEPGDRLYIITSGKIKLARHAPDGRENLLTVMGPSDMFGELSIFDPGPRTSSAVCVTEVQAATMNSEMLKNWVEEHPAIAQQLLRVLARRLRRTNANLADLIFTDVPGRVAKTLLQLANRFGVQEGGALRVNHDLTQEEIAQLVGASRETVNKALATFAHRGWIRLEGKSVLIVDTEHLARRAR
- a CDS encoding GatB/YqeY domain-containing protein, whose product is MSALKDTIRNDMKTAMKNKEKERLGAIRSLLAAIQAEETSGSRHELTDDDVLKVIAREIKKRRESAEVYTEAGREELAEHELSEAGFLEAYQPEQLDDEGVKALVDEAVAEVEAETGEAASMKQMGSVMKAANAKAAGRVDGKRLSEAVKARLA
- a CDS encoding WhiB family transcriptional regulator, giving the protein MTLSLKGSGRSAVREGWSGSTWERGEWVTQAKCRSGDPDALFVRGAEQRKAAVICRHCPVLNECRADALDNRVEFGVWGGLTERQRRALLRKNPHVSSWAEYLAEGGELNF
- a CDS encoding tryptophan-rich sensory protein — its product is MDQNTSTSNTRLALVTGATGYVGRNVVQELLDRGWAVRTLSRSRDKAETMDWAEAIVPRGQSAKAGQVEVFEGDATSSDDLNGALAGVDVAWYLVHSMSDDDDFKDTEITMAQDFAEAAKAQDVQRIVYLGGLHPQGEELSEHLASRVEVGQVFIDSGVPTAALQAGVVLGDESISFKMLRHLSERLPGAIGPEWILNRITPISVRDVVFYLAGAADLPSEVNRTFDIGGPDTLKYAKMMKEYAKALKLGPRFLFSAPVATPRMAAHWISLVTPVDAQIAEPLIGSLMHDTVVKERDLEGFIGTPEGGNETFREAVIKATKDTDTKRWLRTLGTVGAAVAACSATGAVLTDPDNKNYRRLKLPSWQPPAALFPVVWTALYTDIAVVNSLVISDNLEDGDAKSARANAAALGANLVLNAGWTGVFFRSRRKKLAAAWAGALALSSVDMVRRAWKSAPERGVLLSPYAAWTSFATVLSAAIAKKNR
- a CDS encoding MBL fold metallo-hydrolase, whose product is MKHPAYSMLRPVSNSAGVVLCDNPSYSALEGTNTWIIRSGEDKKAIVVDPGPEDEGHLNIVNAQSGEVALILLTHRHSDHADGAQRLRQLTGAPIRAFDKAYCNGAEPLEEGEVISIDGVTPEIEVVHTPGHTRDSVSFFVWSGEPGKSELEGIMTGDTIAGRHTTMLSESDGDLGEYLETLEMLEKRGAGVRLLPGHGPDLEDLSQFARKYIDRRHHRINQIKEVRSRLGDDVDLKTLIDEMYDDVDPVLRHAAEQSTRAALKYLDTH
- a CDS encoding DUF4177 domain-containing protein produces the protein MTKWEYATAPVLTHATKQILDSWGEDGWELVTITPGPNPENVVAYFKREVE
- a CDS encoding transglycosylase domain-containing protein, encoding MNISKSLAKIVLATTLVGLLIAVALAPVAGISGVAIARTNASMESDVDDLSAGEAPGVTVIKDADGNNMAYLFQQRRHPVRGDQISQDMKDAIVSIEDQRFYEHEGVDFQGNFRALATNVLAGGVQQGASTLNQQYVKNFLLLVRATTPEEQQAATEQSIGRKLREIRMAADIDKKLSKDEILTNYLNLVPFGNHAYGIEAAARTYFGISAAELSLGQSAMLAGMVQSSEYLNPYTNTAEVTDRRDLVLQTMARNGYVTQEEADAAAAQGLGVLESPALLPNGCIGANDRGFFCDYVLQYLADKGLDEQELSRGGYTVNTTLRPAVQDAAKAAIDSQVNPNQPGVAGVINVLEPSPNSREVTAMVSSRTYGLDLESGQTILPQPYSMVGNGAGSVFKVFTAAAALDAGYGVQSNLEVPSRYEAEGLGRGGAENCPPDRYCVENTGTYRGTMTLQDTLAQSPNTSFIKLEEQVGIDHVVDMAVKLGLRSYDDPGTYDGENSIAQFAKDAPMGSFTLGPTAVNPLELANVGATIASGGNWCEPDPIASVTDKEGNEVYIEETPCEQALDFDVSNALANALSSDSVDGTAANAARAMGFGGRVAAKTGTTESNQSAAFLGFNSKIAAAPYIYNDGTSTTPLCANPARQCGEGNLYGGEEPARAFFSIAGQVAADGAIAGYDRAYDKGVSGEEILDQQRNRGEAEAVSTLEDRGYTVKVTRVNGDGVAYGRVVRALEPNGGLKKGAEVVLQVSDGTGAPSNDSSAGSAPAQPGAPQPGSPGGPGRTNQQPAPAPQAPRPLISQNDVDRITNDLRNMFGL
- a CDS encoding CPBP family intramembrane glutamic endopeptidase; the encoded protein is MSSFAHATHPPRILWRVIIPAALGGLGLFVSAISATASVGFYLGTFFTAAVWFATWWLCGNRAAMKGDFRREVPRGLIIGLGLIALFIVGALIVRFIPLLAAPVDELLGNMRTDTVAITLLTLVVNGIGEELFFRDVARRQFGKVMSPKAVLIATVLLYIAVTAAMGIPLLLVASVLIGGLAGMEAARSGNVISAITLHLTWSVGMAFLLPLIIN
- a CDS encoding metallophosphoesterase; the protein is MKKTTTTALSALAATALAGLGTLVWGHTELNKFRLKEYTLPLLPPGSLRGKEEFRLLHLSDLHMIPGQEDKIAWVSALDSLNPDLVVNTGDNLSDPAGVPDVLRALEPLLNRPGLFVFGTNDYWAPRPVNPFKYLWGAKRDPSYIDLPWKGMRAAFIERGWQDANQARLEFKVGNVKLAASGVDDPHHDLDDYSEIAGAPNPDADLALALLHSPEPRVLKRFEADGYQLSLSGHTHGGQICLPGERALVTNSGIDRKRASGMHDFGAMKMHVTNGLGTSKYAPVRIFCRPSAALIKITEKPA